A region of the Elusimicrobia bacterium HGW-Elusimicrobia-1 genome:
TTCTCCGACGGGAAAATAGTTTCGTGACGGGCTGATGACCTATTACATACAGGAGGAGTAAAGATGAAAGTGACAGTTCTTGAAGATGTTTGCACCGGCTGCGGGCTTTGCGTTTCCGACGCGCCCGATGTTTTTGAAGTCCCCGAAAGTGTGGCCAAGGTAAAAGTAAACCCCGTGCCCGCCGCCCTCGAAGAATCCGCAAAACTGGCCGCGGCCGATTGTCCGGTCGAGGCAATAAAAGTTGAATAAATCAAAAAGCGCGGGCGACCGCGCAGACGCAATAGTATCGCGTCTGCGACGGAAATACCGCGACGCGAAGATTCCTCTTGAGTTTGCCACGCCGTGGCAGTTGCTGGTGGCCGTAATATTGTCGGCGCAGTGCACGGACGAGCGCGTCAATAAAGTCACGCGGGAACTGTTCAGAAAATACCGCACGCCCGAAGATTTCGCCGCTGCGCGCGCCTCGGAGCTGGCAAAAGCCGTGTTCTCGACGGGATTCTATCGCGCCAAGGCGAAAAACATCGCCGGGGCGGCAAAAGCCGTAATAGAAAAATTCGGCGGGAAAGTGCCGCGCACTATGGAAGAAATTCTTACGCTTCCCGGCGTGGCCAGAAAAACCGCCAATGTGGTGCTGGCTCACGCCTACGGAGTCGTGGAAGGCATTGCGGTCGATACCCACGTAAGACGACTGGCGGCGCGGATGGGACTGACATCCGAGAATGACCCCGTCAAAATCGAACGCGACCTGATGTCCGTCGTGGCGCGCAATAACTGGCGGAACGTTTCGCTTCTGTTACAGTACCACGGACGGGCGGTTTGCCGCGCGGCAAAACCCGCCTGCGGCGCGTGTCTACTCTCGGATATATGCCCGAGCGCGTATTCATTCGGGGAAAAACCGGCGGGGAAAAATAAAAAATGAAAAAAATCGAACTGAAAGTAAATTCCAAAAAAGTGCCTCTGAATTTTTTCGTAACCGGGTTTTACATACGCACGATTGAAGCGATGGTAAAATCCCTGCGCGGCACGAAAAAACCCCGCAAAATCGAAATAACCATTTCCTGAAACTCATAAAGAAAATGCGCGGGCTGTATGATACTTTCTTAACGTCTTAACATTGTGCTGAGAATTCACTAAACTACGGAGGTTTTATGGCAAAATTGTCAGCGCTGGTTTTATCCTGTATGTTTGCGGCGGCCTCGGCGGGACTCGCGGAAACTTCAAATTACGAAGTCGGCGCCTGCGCCGAATGCTCGCCGCACAAAATGGCGATGATGCACGGCTCTATGGATATGAAAGAAAAGGCCGCAGAGGCGCAAACAAAAACGTCAGATACCGCGACATCAGCCACAATGAAAGCCGAAGCGGCGTGGACAAACAAAGTATTCACCGCCGACGAACTCAAAAAATTCGACGGAAAAGACGGCAGGCCGTCGTATGTCGCGGTGGACGGTATCGTATACGACGTGACCGGCGTAAAGGCATGGGAAGGCGGACGACATAAAAATATGCACAACGCCGGAGCCGACCACACGTCGGATTTCCACAAGAAAGCTCCCAAAAAAATCCACCACGACGGGAAAGCGCTCGATAAACTTCCGAAGGCGGGCGTTACCGAGTCGTATAAAATGATGAAACCCGTCAAGGGCCATATGCACGACGGAAGCAAACAGATGCCGGACGTCTCCGCGCCCGCGGCCGGCGCCGTTTCCGACTATAAAATCGAGCCCTCGTCATACGGCCGCACGGTGACATGTCCCGTTACCGGTGATAAATTTAAGATTTCAAAGGAAACGCCGGCCGTCAAATATAAAGGCAAGGAACAGTACTTCTGCTGCCCGGCCTGCGTCGACGACTTCAAAAAAAATCCCGCTAAATATGTAAAATAGGACGAATGGTAAAAAAATGACCGCATACATATTCGGCAAACCGGCATACGTCTGGGGCGGCATTGTGATAGGAATTCTATTCGTCCTGACGATATTCACGGGTATTTTCATGGGCAGATTCGGCATAAAAATAAGGACTCACAAAATCCTCGCCGGAGCGACCGCTGCAATGGCGGCTTTGCACGCCGCGGGAGGGTTATACGTTTGGTTTTTTTAAATAACGGAGGGTATGCTTTATGCAGACGGTAAAAATCGACAAGATAAAAGAGTTCGCCGAAGAAAAGCTCCTGAAGAAAGTTCCGCTCGAAACCGACAAGATAGTATTCAATAATTTTTTTCTCAAACCCGGACAGATTCTGCCGTTTCACAAACATCCGGCCACCGACGAACTTTTTTATATCGTCGAAGGCGCGGGGGAGTTTACCGTGGGCGATGAGCAGACGGCGGCCGGCCCCACAGCGGCCGTGTACGGCCCCGCGGGAGTTTATCACGGAGTGGTCAACTCGGGCGACAAGGATATGGTCATGATTTCCGTGCAGGGACCGAAGCCCGTGGAGACGATTTTTAAGGAAAACGCCGCGATAATCTGCCCCGTATGCAAGCAGGAAGTCATCCTGAAAGACAACGCCAAAGAGGGCGATAAACTGGTATGCCCGCGCTGCCAGGCGAAATTGACCCTTAAAAAAGACGGGGCGAAATTCGTCGCCGTTCATTGAACCGCGAACCATCGCCGAGAGTGAAAATTATGCCGCCTCCAAAATCCGTATACCTCGACAACCAGTCGTGCACGCGGCCGGACGACCGCGTGATCGAAGCGATGCTGCCCTGCATCGGCGAGGCCTACGGCAATCCGCAAAGCATTCACTCGCGCGGCGCGACGGCCAAAGACGCTCTCGACGAAGCCCGCCAAAAAACGGCGGCGTTCTTGAACGCTTCCCCCCGGGAAATAATCTTCGCGTCGTGCGGCTCGGAGGCGAATAATCTCGCCGTAAAAGGCACGATGGCAGCGCGAGCGAATGATGGCCGCCACATAATAGTTTCGGCGGTCGAACACTTTTCCGTGCTGCACGCGGCAAAACGTCTGGCAAAATCCGGAGTCGAGCTGACAGTAATCGGAGTCGATAAATACGGCACGGTAATGTTCGACGAACTCTCCGCCGCGATTCGGCCCGACACCATACTCGTCTCGATACAGCACGCCAATACGGAAGTCGGCACGGTGCAGCCGATAAAAAAAATATCGCAGATAGTGCGCTCCAAAAATCCTAAAACGACTATTCATACGGACGCCGTCGGCTCCGCCGGAGCGATTTCTCTTGACGTAAACGACCTCGGGGTCGATCTTATGACCATAGCGGCTTCCCAGTTCCACGGACCCAAAGGCGCCGCCGCGCTCTACGCCGCCAAGGCGGCGCGCCTGATTCCGCAAATCGACGGAGGGATTCAGGAGGATGGCCGTCGGGCCGGCACGGAAAATCTGGCCGCCATCGTCGGCATGGGCAAGGCCTGCCAGATAGCCGCGGCCGAACTCGCCGAAAATGTCAAGAAAATTACCGCTTTAAGAAATCGTCTGGCCGAAGGTGTAATATCCAAAATACCGCACGTTTATCTCAACGGACATCCGCACGAGCGTC
Encoded here:
- a CDS encoding cysteine desulfurase NifS; its protein translation is MPPPKSVYLDNQSCTRPDDRVIEAMLPCIGEAYGNPQSIHSRGATAKDALDEARQKTAAFLNASPREIIFASCGSEANNLAVKGTMAARANDGRHIIVSAVEHFSVLHAAKRLAKSGVELTVIGVDKYGTVMFDELSAAIRPDTILVSIQHANTEVGTVQPIKKISQIVRSKNPKTTIHTDAVGSAGAISLDVNDLGVDLMTIAASQFHGPKGAAALYAAKAARLIPQIDGGIQEDGRRAGTENLAAIVGMGKACQIAAAELAENVKKITALRNRLAEGVISKIPHVYLNGHPHERLPGNVNLSVEFIEGEGMLLLLDQKGIAASSGSACTSKALKLSHVLEAMGIDVAVAQGSLLFSLSKYNTADDIDYVIAELPPIVERLRSMSPTYAHFVKTGERMKVGPGTDYEHHGHNH
- a CDS encoding ferredoxin; translation: MKVTVLEDVCTGCGLCVSDAPDVFEVPESVAKVKVNPVPAALEESAKLAAADCPVEAIKVE
- the nth gene encoding endonuclease III — its product is MNKSKSAGDRADAIVSRLRRKYRDAKIPLEFATPWQLLVAVILSAQCTDERVNKVTRELFRKYRTPEDFAAARASELAKAVFSTGFYRAKAKNIAGAAKAVIEKFGGKVPRTMEEILTLPGVARKTANVVLAHAYGVVEGIAVDTHVRRLAARMGLTSENDPVKIERDLMSVVARNNWRNVSLLLQYHGRAVCRAAKPACGACLLSDICPSAYSFGEKPAGKNKK